The sequence GGGGTTCGTTGACGATGCTCACAGGTTGTTCGTCTCCCGGTTCTTCTCGTGCGGCGTCTGCGCGATGCCGGCGGGAATGTAACCGGTCTGCCCCTTCTTGGCGAGGTCCTTGAGGTGCTGCTCGTAACGCTCGGGGGAGACGACCTTCACGTTGAACAGCATCCGGGAGTGGTCGACGCCGCAGAGCTCGGCGCACTTGCCCAGGAAGGTGCCCTGATGGTTGGGAACCACCTGGAAGGCATTGGTGTGGCCCGGGATGACGTCCTGCTTCATGAGGAACGGCACCACCCAGAAGGAGTGGATGACGTCACGCGAGGTGAGGACGAAGCGGACCGTCTTGCCTTCGGGGAGCCAGAGCGTCGGACCGGGGTTGCCGGTCTGCGGGTTCCGCGAGGCGGGCGTACCGGCGTCGTAGACACCGCCGGCGTTCGCCGGGAAGTCCTTCTTGAACCGGTCCGGAATGGCGTCCAGGTTCTTGTCGGTCTTCGCGTTGCCGGGGACACCGGGAACGTTCTCGACGTAGTTGAAGCCCCAGCTCCACTGGTAGCCGACCACGTTGACCGTGACGTCGGGCTTCTTGGAGAGGTCCAGGAGCTTCGACTCGTCCCGGGCGGTGAAGTAGAACAACACCGAGATGATGATGATCGGGACCACCGTGTACAGGGCCTCGATCGGCATGTTGTACCGGGTCTGCGGAGGTACCTCGACCTTGGTGCGGCTGCGCCGGTGGAAGAAAGCACTCCACAGGATCAGGCCCCACACCAGCACGCCGGTGGCCAGTGCGGCAGCCCAGGAGCCCTGCCACAGGGAGAGGATCCGCGGAGCCTCTTCCGTGGTCGGGGTGGGCATGCCAAGGCGGGGGAAGTCCTTGTATGTGCAACCGGTAGCGGTCGCCAGGACCAGGCCCGCGGTCAGTGCCTGCAGCAGCTTCCGCCGCATCGGGCGCCGCGGCGAGCGGTCGGAGCCGTTGGGACTCACGTAGCGCCTTCCCGAGAGTCTCGCCCGCGCGGTCGGCTGCGGCCTTCTCGCTGGTCGGTCGCCGCCCTGCGTCGGGCAGGGGTTTGGATGTTTATGCGGACCAAACCCTAGCCGACGGCTTCCGGGGGTTCGCGGGGAGGGGGGCATACGCGCCGCCGGTCACTCCTTAAGGGTGGGATTGAGCTCCTAATAGCTCGGGTTGTCGCGGTTTGGCGTGCGGCCGAGGGTGGCATTGTGGCTGGTCGCGCGGTTCCCCGCGCCCCTTGAGGCCGGCCGCCGCTCCGAAGATTTACCGTTGCCGTGTGTCCTACTTCGACGCTGCATCCAGTGCCCCGCTCCATCCAGTGGCCCGTCAGGCCCTGTTGGCCTCTTTGGATGACGGATGGGCCGATCCCGCCCGTCTCTACCGGGAAGGGCGGAAGGCGCGGATGCTGCTCGACGCCGCTCGGGAGGCGGTCGCCGAGGCGGTGGGGTGCCGGGCCGACGAGGTGGCGTTCACCTCCTCCGGGACCCGGGCCGTACACACCGGCATCGCGGGGGCGTTGGCGGGGCGGCGGCGGGTGGGGCGCCACCTGATCGTGTCAGCGGTCGAACACTCCTCGGTACTCCATTCGGCGGAAGCGTTCGAGGCCGGGGGCGGAACGGTGAGCACGGTGGCCGTCGACCGGGCCGGAGCGGTGGATCCGTCGGCCTGTGCGGCCGCGCTGCGGCAGGACACCGCGCTGGTCTGTCTGCAGTCGGCCAATCATGAGGTGGGGACCGTGCAGCCGGTCGCCGAGGTGGGTGAGGTGTGCCGGGCGGCCGGGGTGCCGCTGTTCGTGGACGCGGCGCAGTCGCTGGGGTGGGGGCCGGTCGAGGGTGACTGGTCGCTGCTGGCCGCCAGTGCGCACAAATGGGGCGGGCCCTCGGGTGTGGGGCTGCTGGTGGTGCGCAAGGGCGTGCGGTTCGTGGCACAAGGGCCCGTGGACGAGCGGGAGTCGGGGCGTGCGCCCGGTTTCGAGAACCTCCCGGCGATCGTGGCGGCCGTGGCCTCCCTGCGCGCGGTGCGGGCCGAGGCGGCCCAGGAGGCGGTACGGCTGCGGGAACTGACGGAGCGGATCCGCGCACGGGTGCCCGAGGTCGTACCGGATGTGGAGGTGGTGGGGGCTCCCGAGCGGCGCCTGCCGGGAATCGTCACCTTCTCCTGTCTCTATGTCGACGGAGAGGCCCTGCTGCACGAGTTGGACCGGGAGGGCTTTTCCGTCTCGTCCGGATCGTCCTGCACGAGCAGCACCCTGACGCCCAGCCATGTGCTGAAGGCGATGGGGGTGCTGAGCGAGGGGAACGTACGGGTGTCGTTGCCCCCGGGGACGGCCGAGGAGGATGTGGAGCGGTTCCTGGGCGTGCTGCCGGGCGTCGTGGCCGGGGTCAGGGAGAAGCTGGGGGCGCCTGCGCCCGAGACGGCCGTACGGGCCGAGGAACTGGTCGTCGACTCTCTCGGCAAGCGGTGCCCGATTCCGGTCATCGAGCTGGCCAAGGTGATCGGGGACGTGCCGGTGGGGGGCACGGTGCGGGTGCTGTCGGACGACGAGGCGGCCCGGCTGGACATTCCCGCGTGGTGCGAGATGCGGGGGCAGGAGTACGTGGGCGAGGAGCCGGCGGAGCGGGGTACGGCGTACCTGGTCCGCCGGCTGAGCTGAGGCGCCCCGAAGGGCACCGGCACGGTGTCAGCCCAGGTGAGCCTGGACTTCCTCGGCCGCCTCGACGCCGTACGCCTTGGTGAACCGGTCCATGAAGTGCGCCCGGCGCAGCTGGTACTCCTGCGTGCCCACCGTCTCGATGACGAGGGTCGCCAGCATGCAGCCGACCTGGGCCGCGCGCTCCAGGGAGACGCCCCAGGCCAGGCCGGAGAGGAAACCGGCCCGGAAGGCGTCGCCGACGCCCGTGGGGTCGGCCTTGCGCTCCTCCTCCGCGCAGCCGACCTCGATCGGGTCCTCGCCGACCCGCTCGATGCGCACGCCGCGCGAGCCGAGCGTGGTGACGCGGTGGCCGACCTTGGCCAGGATCTGGGCGTCGCTCCAGCCGGTCTTGGACTCGATGAGGCCCTTCTCGTACTCGTTGGAGAACAGGTAGGTCGCCCCGTCCAGCAGTATCCGGATCTCCTCGCCCTCCATACGGGCGATCTGCTGGGAGAAGTCGGCGGCGAAGGGGATCGAACGGGAGCGGCACTCCTCCGTGTGGCGGAGCATCGCCTCCGGGTCGTCGGCGCCGATGAGGACCAGGTCGAGGCTGCCGGCCCGGTCGGCGACCGTCTTGAGCTCGATGAGGCGGGCCTCGCTCATCGCGCCGGTGTAGAAGGAGCCGATCTGGTTGTGGTCGGCGTCGGTGGTGCACACGAAGCGGGCGGTGTGCAGGGTCTCGGAGATACGGACCGAGTCGGTGTCCACACCGTGCCGGTCGAGCCAGGCACGGTAGTCGTCGAAGTCGAAGCCCGCGGCTCCGACCAGGATCGGCTTGGTTCCGAGCTGACCCATGCCGAAGGCGATGTTCGCGCCTACGCCGCCCCGGCGTACGTCCAGGTTGTCGACCAGGAAGGAGAGCGAGACCGTGTGCAGCTGGTCCGCGACGAACTGGTCGGCGAAGCGGCCGGGAAAGGTCATGAGGTGGTCGGTGGCGATGGAGCCGGTGACTGCGATGCGCACGACAGGCATTCTCCTGCGGGAGGCTGGATTGACAGTTCACGCTACCCGCTCACGGGCTGTCACTGACAGCTGGCAAAACTACCCGATAGTAGGTCTTTCTTCGCGAGCTCGGGCGTGGCTACGGTGCCGTCATGACAAACCTCAAGGTCAACTCCAGCGCCCCGGCCGACCTCGAGGGCGACCTCGCCTCGCTGCGCGGGGACTGCGCCCGGATGGCCCCGCGCTGGACGGCTCCCGAGCACGCCGACTCCCGTCCGGTGCCTCCGTCCAAGATCCACGGGGTCCGCGTGCCGGCGCGCTCCGCCCGGCTCCTTGACGCCATGTCCGACTACGGCGACTGACACCAGGGGCGCACAGCCGGGAACCGTGCGCTCCCCTCGCGCGTCCCATCGCCGTCCCCCGTGCCGGGGACGTGGGACACGATGCAGCGAGGAGCGATGCGGTGAACACCGAGCGACCGGAGCACCCCGAGGAGCCCGAGGCCTCCGAGGTTTCCGAGGAAGCCAGGAACTCTGACGAGGCCAAGGTGCCCGAGGACGCCTCCGCTTCCCCGGACGCCGAGGTTTCCGACGACGCCGGGGCGGCCGGGGACTCCGGGGCAGCCGGGGCCTGTGCGGACTCCGGAGCAGCCGAGGCGGCCGGGGACTCCGGGGCAGCCGGGGTCTCCGGTGAGAGCGCGGCCGCCGGGGCGGACGACGGTGGAGCCGGCCAGGTCGAAGAGGTCGGCGAGGTCGGGGGCGGAGGCGCCGGAGAGCGGGCCGGGCGGCGCCGCTCCCCCGCGGTCGTCGCCTCGGTCGCGGCGGCCGTCCTGCTGGTCGGGGGCGGAAGCGCGTACCTCGCCGCGAACCATGCCTCGGGCGGCCGTACGAACGCGGGCGCGTCCGGCGACGGCCAGAACCCCGCGCCGCTCACCCTGGACGGGTGGGCGCAGGGCGGCACGGGCGGGATCGCGCCCGGGGAGCCGAATCCGTACGGCGCGACCTATGTGGCCGCGGGCGAGCTGCCGAGCGGTCCCGGCTCGGCACCGGTGTACGTGCCCGGGGCGGAGGTCGGCAAGGACCAGGTGGCGCGGCTGGCCGAGGCGCTCGGTGTGGACGGCACGCCGGTGGCCGAGGGGCGGATCTGGCAGGTCGGCGCCGGGAAGGACGGTTCCGGGCCGACCCTGCAGGTGAACCGGGACGCGCCGGGCAGCTGGACCTTCAGCCGGTACGCGCCCGGGACCGACAACTGCAAGAAGATCACCGTCTGCGTGCACGACCCGATGACCCCGGCCGGTACCCCGGTGAGCGTGGCGGCCGCGGAGAAGGCGGCGGCGCCCGTGCTGAAGGCGCTCGGGCAGGACGACGCGAAGATCGACGCGAGCCAGATCATGGGCGCCCAGCGGGTGGTCAACGCGGACCCGGTGGTGGGCGGGCTGCCCACGTACGGCCTGACGACCGGCCTGACCGTGGACAAGCAGGGCGAGCTGATCGGCGGACACGGTCAGCTGGCGGCGCCGGTGAAGGGGGACACGTACCCCGTCCTGGACGCGACGAAGACGCTGGAGCTGATGAACAAGGCGCCGAAGAGCGACCACCGCATGGGCATCGGCGGCTGTGCCACTCCGATGCCGCTGAAGGACCGGCTGGAGCAGCCGTGCGGCGGGTCGGCGCCGGCGCAGCCGGCCGACCGGGCCACGGTCGACAAGGCGGTGTTCGGGCTGGCCGCGCGCTCGGCCGGCGGGCGGCAGCTGCTGGTGCCGTCATGGCTGTTCCAGGTGCGGGAGTCGGCTGCGGGAGGCGCGTTCACGGTGACGTATCCGGCGGTCGATCCGAAGTACCTCGCGGCACCGTCGGCCCCGGCCGCCCCTTCCGCCCCTTCCGCCCCTTCCGCCCCTTCCGCCCCTTCCTCAGGGTCCGCCGCGCCCAAGACGCGTGAGGTGAAGGTGGACGGCTACACCGCCGACGACCGCGAGCTGACCGTGAGCTTCATGGGCGGGGTGTGCGCGGACTACACGGCCTCGGCGAAGGAGAGCGGCGGCCGGGTCACGGTCACCGTGACCGAGAAGCCCTGGCCGGACAAGGTGTGCATCCTGATCGCCAAGCAGTACGTGAAGACCGTACGGCTGGACGCTCCGCTCGACGGCCGGACCGTGGTCGGCGTCGACGGCAAGCAGATCCCGAAGGCGAAGCCGGGAGCACTGCGGCCGCAGGCGGCCCGCTAGCCAACCCGCGCAACGCGAAGGCGGCGGCCCCCTCGGAGGGGGCCGCCGCCTTCGCCGTCAGGCTGTGGCCGGCTCAGCTGAAGGAGTCGCCGCAGGCGCAGGAGCCCGTCGCGTTCGGGTTGTCGATGGTGAAGCCCTGCTTCTCGATCGTGTCCACGAAGTCGACGGTGGCGCCGCCCAGGTACGGGGCGCTCATGCGGTCGGTGACGACCTTGACCCCACCGAAGTCCTTCTCCACGTCACCGTCAAGCGAGCGCTCGTCGAAGAAGAGCTGGTAGCGCAGGCCGGAGCAGCCGCCGGGCTGGACGGCGACGCGCAGCGCGAGGTCGTCGCGGCCTTCCTGGTCGAGCAGCGCCTTGACCTTGGACGCGGCGGCGTCGGTCAGGATGATGCCGTCGGTGACGGTGGTGGTCTCGTCCGATACGGACATCTACATCTCTCCCGGGTTGTACGGAGACTGCTTGCCGACCAGTGCAACCGGCGTTTCCGCGGATTCATTCCGGGCCGGGCGTTCGCGTGGTCGCGTTTTTGCTTCTTCCCTCATGCTCGCACATGCCCGAGAGCGCGGACAGCGGCCCGAAGGGGGACCCGAGGAACCCTGGCGGGATTCACGTCACATCGACGCTATGGCCGTCGTCAAAGTGACGTGAAGCAGTTATGATAGATAGCGTCAGTTAGACGAAAAGTAGAAAGGGTGTGTGTCGTGACCACCGCCCAGACCCCGGATCTCGACGTACAGCCGACTCCGCTCGCACTGCTGCTGCTCGGCCGTGAGGCCGACCCGAAGAGCGAGCGGGGCGTCGAGTGTCCCGGCGACCTGCCCTCGCCGTCCGACCCCGACCTGGTCGAGCGCGCCCGCGCGGCCAAGGAGAAGCTCGGCGACAAGGTCTTCGTGCTCGGCCACCACTACCAGCGCGACGAGGTCATCCAGTTCGCCGACGTGACGGGTGACTCCTTCAAGCTGGCCCGGGACGCGGCGGCGCGCCCGGAGGCCGAGTACATCGTCTTCTGCGGTGTGCACTTCATGGCCGAGTCGGCGGACATCCTGACGTCCGACGACCAGAAGGTGGTCCTGCCGGACCTCGCGGCCGGCTGTTCCATGGCTGACATGGCCACGGCCGAGCAGGTCGCCGAGTGCTGGGACGTGCTGACCGAGGCGGGCATCGCCGAGCAGGTCGTACCGGTCTCGTACATGAACTCCTCGGCGGACATCAAGGCGTTCACCGGCAAGCACGGTGGCACCATCTGCACCTCGTCGAACGCCAAGCGCGCCCTCGACTGGGCCTTTGAGCAGGGCGAGAAGGTCCTGTTCCTGCCCGACCAGCACCTGGGCCGCAACACCGCGGTGCGGGACATGGGCATGTCCCTGGACGACTGCGTGGTCTACAACCCGCACAAGCCGAACGGCGGGCTGACCGCGGACGAGCTGCGTGCCGCGAAGATGATCCTGTGGCGCGGCCACTGCTCGGTCCACGGCCGCTTCAACCTGGACTCCGTGAACGACGTGCGCGAGCGCATCCCCGGTGTGAACGTCCTCGTCCACCCCGAGTGCAAGCACGAGGTCGTGGCCGCGGCGGACTACGTCGGCTCGACCGAGTACATCATCAAGGCCCTGGAAGCGGCCCCGGCCGGCTCCAAGTGGGCCATCGGCACGGAGCTGAACCTGGTCCGCCGCCTGGCGAACCGCTTCGCGCCCGAGGGCAAGGAGATCGCCTTCCTCGACAAGACGGTCTGCTTCTGCTCGACCATGAACCGCATCGACCTGCCCCACCTGGTCTGGGCCCTGGAGTCCCTGGCCGAGGGCAACCTGGTCAACCGCATCGAGGTCGACAAGGAGACGGAGGCGTTCGCCAAGCTGGCCCTGGAGCGGATGCTGGCGCTGCCGTAGGGGTATGGCCCGTACGCGGGTCAGGGGCGCTTCCCGGTGTCGGGGGGCGCCCCTTTCGTGCCACGTTCCGGGGAACGGATCCCGATCTCTCGTCCGGGCCGGACACCACGGACTCTCTCTGAGCCCGGCGACCGCTCACGTCCCGCCCGGGTCCTGCGAATCCCCCGCGTTCTCCGCCGTGTCCCTCCCCGGCCCCGAGACCATCGCAGCGACCAGGGCGCCCAGCACCTCGGCGCGCCGTTCCTCGCTGAGCGGGGCGTCGGCGACGAGGCGTTCCGCCGCCAGGTAGCGCGAGAACTCCAGCGGCTGGTGGAAGTAGGCGCGCAGATGGCCGGCCGCCGCTTCCTGGGAGCGGATGAAGGTGCGACTCACATAGCCCGCGAGGCCGGCGGCCACCGCTCCGAGGCCGCCTGCCACCACGCTCCCCGCCGTCGTACCGGCCCTCAGCGCCACGGCCACGAACGCGGCGAGCAGCACGAAGCCGAGCACCATGGCGAACTGGGCGTTGCGGAACGAGCGCGCCGCCTGGCCCAGGGCGATCTCGTGGTAGAGGTCGAGGCGCCGGTGCGTGACGGCCCACAGCTCGGGGAGCGTGAGCCGCGTGCCTGCGAGGTCCGCGCCGTCCCGGGCACTCCCGCTCCGCAGCCCGTCCGCATACGGCCCGGGCTCGGCGGACATGTGCGAACCGCCCGGCGCCGGGCGCAAGGCTCGCTCCAGGCCCTCTTCCGCCTCCCGCACCCGTTCCCGCCCCTCGATGACGCGGCGCAGCTCGGCCCGGGACGGCTTCCACAGCTCGTAGGTGAGCAGGCCAAGGCCCAGCACCACCATCAGGACGGCGAAGAACACCCCCAGCCCCGCGTGCGCACCGACCGCGTAGCTGATCCCCGCCGCGGATGCGACGCCTGCGACGGCGGACGTCATCATCACCACCGCAGAGGTGGTGCGGCCGAAGCGCTTTCGAGAGCGCGCGTCGGACGACGGCCGAGATGCGGTTGCCGGATCTTCGCCCATGAATGATCAGCATGCACAGCCACCGCCGAACCGTCCACGGAATCAAGGGATTCGGCCACGGAAACGGCGAACGGCCGGGCCCGCACCATGTGCGCGCCCGGCCGCCGGGACAACCGGTTGCCTACACTCCCGCGGGCTCCGGCTCGTCCGAGACGGACTCGGTCCGGGCCGGCGTGCCCTTCTTCGCGGCCCGCTTCTTCGCCCGCCGCTCCTTGCGGAGCTCCAGCATCGCGTAGAGGGTCGGGACGAGGAGCAGGGTGAGCAGCGTGGACGAGATCAGACCGCCGATCACGACCACGGCCAGCGGCTGGGCGATGAAGCCGCCCTCGCCGGTGACGCCCAGGGCCATCGGGAGCAGGGCGAAGATCGTCGCCAGGGCCGTCATGAGGATCGGGCGGAGCCGGTGGCGGCCGCCCTCCACCACGGCCTCGACGACGCCGTAGCCCTGCTTGCGGTACTGGTTGATCAGGTCGATCAGCACGATCGCGTTGGTCACCACGATGCCGATCAGCATCAGCATGCCGATCATCGCCGGGACACCCATCGGGGTGCCGGTGGCCACGAGGAGACCGATCGCGCCCGTCGCCGCGAACGGGATCGAGACCAGCAGGATCAGCGGCTGGGCCAGCGAGCGGAACGTCGCCACCAGCAGCATGAAGACGATCGCGATCGCCGCCAGCATGGCCAGGCCCAGGTTCTTGAACGCGTCGTCCTGGTCGGAGGAGACACCGCCGATCTGCGCCTCGGCACCCGCAGGGAGCTTCAGGGCCTTGATCTTCGACTGGAGCTGGGTGCTGACCGCGCCCGTGTTGTCCCCGGTCGGGCGGGCCGTGATGGTCGCGGCGCGCCGGCCGTCGATGCGGGTCATCGACACGGGGCCGTCCACCAGCTCGACGTTCGCGATGTCACCGAGCTTCACCGGGCCGAGGCGCAGCGCCTTCAGCTGGGCCAGGGTGGTGGCGGGCTTCGCCGACTTCACGACGACGTCGCGCTCGGTGTCGTCGAGGATCGCCTTCGCCGTCGTCGTACCACGCACGGCCTGGGCGACAGCGGCGCCCAGCTTCTGGTCGTCGAAACCGGCGGCGGCCGCCTTGGCGTTGGCCTTGACCGAGATCCGCGGCACGCTCTGGGCGAGGTCGCTGGTGACGTCCGTGACGTGGTCGAGCCCGGCCACGGTGGAGCGCACCCGGTCGGCGGCCTCGCTCAGCACCTTCGGGTCGGACGCCTTCACCACGACGCTGAGGTCCTGGTTACCGAAGCCGTCACCGGCCGACACGGTCGTCGTACCGATGCCCTTGAGCTTGTTCAGCTCGGCCTCGAGGTGCTTCTGCACGTCGTTGTAGGACTTCGAGTCCTTCAGCATGACCTGGTACGACGCCTGGTTGGTGTCCGTGCCGCCGCCGAAGGCCGCCATGAAGCCGGAGGAGCCGACGGTGACCTGGTAGTCCTTGACGCCCTCGGTGGAGGCGAGCAGCTTCTCCACCCGCTTGGCCTGCGCATCGGTGGCCGCGAGGCTGGTGCCGGGCTTCAGCTCCTGCTTGACGGTGAGGACTTCCTGCTCGCCCTGGTCGAAGAAGTTGGTCTTCAGCAGCCCGGACATGCCGAACGTGACGACCAGGACCACGATCGCGATCAGCACGCTGGTGAGGCGGCGACGGGTCGCGAAGCGCAGGACGGGGACGTAGAAGCGCTGGAGGCGGCTCTTCGCCTCCTTCTCCTCGGCCCGGCGGCGGGCCTCCTCGGCGTCCTCGGGGGTGCCCTTCGGGGCGCGCAGGAACCAGTACGACAGGACGGGTACGACCGTCAGCGAGACGAGCAGGGAGGCCAGCAGGGCCGCCGTGACCGTGATGCTGAACGAGCCGAACAGGGCACCCACCATGCCGCCGACCAGGCCGATCGGCAGGAAGACGGCGACCGTGGTGAGGGTGGAGGAGGTGACCGCGCCCGCCACCTCGCGCACGGCGTTCAGGATCGCGTCCTTGCGCTCCTCGCCGTAGCCGAGGTGCCGCTTGATGTTCTCCAGGACCACGATCGAGTCGTCGACGACGCGGCCGATGGCGATGGTCAGCGCGCCGAGGGTGAGCATGTTCAGGGACAGGCCGCGGGTCCACAGCACGATCAGCGCGAGGACCACGGACAGCGGGATGGAGACCGCCGTGACCAGCGTCGAGCGGACCGAGGCCAGGAAGACCAGGATGATCAGGACCGCGAAGAGCAGGCCGAGCGCACCCTCCGTGGTCAGGCCCTTGATGGACTTGGACACCGCCGGGCCCTGGTCGCTGACGACCGTGAGCTTCGCACCCGCGCCGAGGTCCCGCCGCAGATCGGGCAGCTGGTCCTTGACCGCGTTCGAGATGGAGACCGCGCTGCCGTCGTGGTCCATGGTGACGTTGACGGCGAGGCTGGGCCGGCCGTCGGTGCGGGTGATGGAGTCGGCCGGGGCAGGCTGCTCCTTCACCGTGGCCACGTCGCCGAGGCGTACGGGCTTCTTGCCGGCCTCGCCGGTGACCATCAGGTCCTGGATCTGCTTCAGCGAGGTGAAGCCGCCGCCGACCTGGACGGTGCGGTTGGCGCCCTTCTCGTCGAAGGAGCCGGCCGGGACGGTCGCGCCGCCCGCCTGCAGGGCCTGGCCGAGGGCGGCGGAGGTGAGGCCGGCCTGCGCCAGCTTCGCGTCGTTCGGGGTGACGGCGACCTGGAGGTCACGCTTGCCGGTGATCTGGACACGGCCGACGCCGTCGATGTCCTTCAGGGTCGGGACGACCGTCGTCTCCAGCTGGTCGGCGAGGGCCTGCTGGTCCTTGTCGGAGGTGACGGCGAGGACCACGGTCGGCATGTCGTCCGTGGACCCGGAGACGACCTGCGGGTCGACCTCGTCCGGGAACTGGTTGCGGGCCCGGTTCACGGCCTGCTGGACGTCGGAGACGATCCGCTTGGTGTCGTTGCCGTAGTCGAAGGACGCCATGATCACGGCGTTGCCCTCGCTGGCGGTGGAGGTGACGCCGGTGATGCCGTCGACGCCCTGGAGGTTGTCCTCGATGGGCTCGACGACCTGCTTCTCGACGACGTCGGGCGAGGCGCCCTGGTACGGCGCGACGACCGACACCATGGGCAGGTTGATGGTGGGCAGCAGCTGCTGCTTGATCTGGGGTATCGCGATCAGCCCGAAGACGAGCGCGACGATGGACATGAGGCCTATCAGGGCCCGCTGCGCGAGGCTGAATCTGGACAGCCAGGACATGGTTCAGGGTCTCGTTTCCGTGAGCGGCAGAAGCGGCAGGCGCAGCCGGGCGCCCACCCCACCACCCTGGGCCATGCCGGACCGGGTTTTCGTAGGCCCCGGGTCCATTTCCTTATCCGGCCCCTACTCCGCGCGCAGTACGCGCGGGTGGAGATCAGTCCATCCTCGGGCGTACCAGCCCCGACTCGTACGCGATGACGACGAGCTGGGCCCGGTCCCGGGCGCCGAGCTTGGCCATGGCCCGGTTGACGTGCGTCTTGACCGTCAGCGGGCTGACCTCCAGGCGTTCGGCGATCTCGTCGTTGGAGTGGCCGCCGGCGACCTGGACGAGCACCTCCCGCTCCCGGCCGGTGAGCG is a genomic window of Streptomyces griseochromogenes containing:
- the coxB gene encoding cytochrome c oxidase subunit II, with the translated sequence MSPNGSDRSPRRPMRRKLLQALTAGLVLATATGCTYKDFPRLGMPTPTTEEAPRILSLWQGSWAAALATGVLVWGLILWSAFFHRRSRTKVEVPPQTRYNMPIEALYTVVPIIIISVLFYFTARDESKLLDLSKKPDVTVNVVGYQWSWGFNYVENVPGVPGNAKTDKNLDAIPDRFKKDFPANAGGVYDAGTPASRNPQTGNPGPTLWLPEGKTVRFVLTSRDVIHSFWVVPFLMKQDVIPGHTNAFQVVPNHQGTFLGKCAELCGVDHSRMLFNVKVVSPERYEQHLKDLAKKGQTGYIPAGIAQTPHEKNRETNNL
- a CDS encoding cysteine desulfurase/sulfurtransferase TusA family protein, producing the protein MSYFDAASSAPLHPVARQALLASLDDGWADPARLYREGRKARMLLDAAREAVAEAVGCRADEVAFTSSGTRAVHTGIAGALAGRRRVGRHLIVSAVEHSSVLHSAEAFEAGGGTVSTVAVDRAGAVDPSACAAALRQDTALVCLQSANHEVGTVQPVAEVGEVCRAAGVPLFVDAAQSLGWGPVEGDWSLLAASAHKWGGPSGVGLLVVRKGVRFVAQGPVDERESGRAPGFENLPAIVAAVASLRAVRAEAAQEAVRLRELTERIRARVPEVVPDVEVVGAPERRLPGIVTFSCLYVDGEALLHELDREGFSVSSGSSCTSSTLTPSHVLKAMGVLSEGNVRVSLPPGTAEEDVERFLGVLPGVVAGVREKLGAPAPETAVRAEELVVDSLGKRCPIPVIELAKVIGDVPVGGTVRVLSDDEAARLDIPAWCEMRGQEYVGEEPAERGTAYLVRRLS
- a CDS encoding carbohydrate kinase family protein, coding for MRIAVTGSIATDHLMTFPGRFADQFVADQLHTVSLSFLVDNLDVRRGGVGANIAFGMGQLGTKPILVGAAGFDFDDYRAWLDRHGVDTDSVRISETLHTARFVCTTDADHNQIGSFYTGAMSEARLIELKTVADRAGSLDLVLIGADDPEAMLRHTEECRSRSIPFAADFSQQIARMEGEEIRILLDGATYLFSNEYEKGLIESKTGWSDAQILAKVGHRVTTLGSRGVRIERVGEDPIEVGCAEEERKADPTGVGDAFRAGFLSGLAWGVSLERAAQVGCMLATLVIETVGTQEYQLRRAHFMDRFTKAYGVEAAEEVQAHLG
- a CDS encoding HesB/IscA family protein, with translation MSVSDETTTVTDGIILTDAAASKVKALLDQEGRDDLALRVAVQPGGCSGLRYQLFFDERSLDGDVEKDFGGVKVVTDRMSAPYLGGATVDFVDTIEKQGFTIDNPNATGSCACGDSFS
- the nadA gene encoding quinolinate synthase NadA codes for the protein MTTAQTPDLDVQPTPLALLLLGREADPKSERGVECPGDLPSPSDPDLVERARAAKEKLGDKVFVLGHHYQRDEVIQFADVTGDSFKLARDAAARPEAEYIVFCGVHFMAESADILTSDDQKVVLPDLAAGCSMADMATAEQVAECWDVLTEAGIAEQVVPVSYMNSSADIKAFTGKHGGTICTSSNAKRALDWAFEQGEKVLFLPDQHLGRNTAVRDMGMSLDDCVVYNPHKPNGGLTADELRAAKMILWRGHCSVHGRFNLDSVNDVRERIPGVNVLVHPECKHEVVAAADYVGSTEYIIKALEAAPAGSKWAIGTELNLVRRLANRFAPEGKEIAFLDKTVCFCSTMNRIDLPHLVWALESLAEGNLVNRIEVDKETEAFAKLALERMLALP
- a CDS encoding efflux RND transporter permease subunit; the encoded protein is MSWLSRFSLAQRALIGLMSIVALVFGLIAIPQIKQQLLPTINLPMVSVVAPYQGASPDVVEKQVVEPIEDNLQGVDGITGVTSTASEGNAVIMASFDYGNDTKRIVSDVQQAVNRARNQFPDEVDPQVVSGSTDDMPTVVLAVTSDKDQQALADQLETTVVPTLKDIDGVGRVQITGKRDLQVAVTPNDAKLAQAGLTSAALGQALQAGGATVPAGSFDEKGANRTVQVGGGFTSLKQIQDLMVTGEAGKKPVRLGDVATVKEQPAPADSITRTDGRPSLAVNVTMDHDGSAVSISNAVKDQLPDLRRDLGAGAKLTVVSDQGPAVSKSIKGLTTEGALGLLFAVLIILVFLASVRSTLVTAVSIPLSVVLALIVLWTRGLSLNMLTLGALTIAIGRVVDDSIVVLENIKRHLGYGEERKDAILNAVREVAGAVTSSTLTTVAVFLPIGLVGGMVGALFGSFSITVTAALLASLLVSLTVVPVLSYWFLRAPKGTPEDAEEARRRAEEKEAKSRLQRFYVPVLRFATRRRLTSVLIAIVVLVVTFGMSGLLKTNFFDQGEQEVLTVKQELKPGTSLAATDAQAKRVEKLLASTEGVKDYQVTVGSSGFMAAFGGGTDTNQASYQVMLKDSKSYNDVQKHLEAELNKLKGIGTTTVSAGDGFGNQDLSVVVKASDPKVLSEAADRVRSTVAGLDHVTDVTSDLAQSVPRISVKANAKAAAAGFDDQKLGAAVAQAVRGTTTAKAILDDTERDVVVKSAKPATTLAQLKALRLGPVKLGDIANVELVDGPVSMTRIDGRRAATITARPTGDNTGAVSTQLQSKIKALKLPAGAEAQIGGVSSDQDDAFKNLGLAMLAAIAIVFMLLVATFRSLAQPLILLVSIPFAATGAIGLLVATGTPMGVPAMIGMLMLIGIVVTNAIVLIDLINQYRKQGYGVVEAVVEGGRHRLRPILMTALATIFALLPMALGVTGEGGFIAQPLAVVVIGGLISSTLLTLLLVPTLYAMLELRKERRAKKRAAKKGTPARTESVSDEPEPAGV